In Acidobacteriota bacterium, one DNA window encodes the following:
- a CDS encoding aminomethyl transferase family protein: CNIALGYIPAGKSAVGTELTVWLPDEYASEAGRPDRARVCEVPFRPSVNPSAREIAFARGLDATV; this comes from the coding sequence CTGCAACATCGCGCTCGGGTACATACCTGCCGGGAAGTCGGCCGTCGGCACGGAGCTCACGGTGTGGCTGCCCGACGAATACGCCAGCGAGGCGGGCCGGCCGGACCGCGCGCGGGTGTGCGAGGTTCCCTTCCGCCCCTCAGTGAACCCCAGCGCCCGCGAGATCGCTTTCGCCCGGGGCCTGGACGCGACGGTGTAG
- a CDS encoding TauD/TfdA family dioxygenase: MQQSISSVARNVDDLTAVWSGGERTRLPYLWLRDNCGCSECRVVQTTEKRFHIFRVAKDLRPLQVSIERTGSEHEAISIAWPDGHRTRFRSREIHGLLSRPRLDLHYWDSRFQPRKYDYQRFLADDSTAAEMIEEILRTGVCVLVDAPTDPDSSEQLATRLGPIREVLFERIHNVVVDPKGYSIAHTDLAVAPHNDFTSYNWPPSVQALHMLVNECEGGESCVVDGFGVLNELRNDHPGKFDVLCAVPVPFRLFSEEYECYAANPMVELDSGGEIRLLRFNTQQMQAIPLSEPRLGDFYAAYHELSRRINDPNAQASVRLEGGQILLCAGHRVLHGRTALRSKGRRHLQDAYFEHDNVRNHLRLLRRTGRI; the protein is encoded by the coding sequence ATGCAGCAATCGATCAGCAGCGTCGCCCGGAATGTCGATGACCTGACCGCGGTTTGGAGCGGTGGCGAACGCACCCGTCTTCCCTACCTCTGGCTGCGCGACAATTGCGGTTGCAGCGAGTGCCGCGTCGTGCAGACCACGGAGAAGCGGTTCCACATCTTCCGGGTCGCCAAGGACCTGAGACCGTTGCAGGTCAGCATCGAACGCACCGGATCCGAGCACGAAGCCATCTCCATCGCCTGGCCGGACGGACACCGCACGCGCTTTCGGTCACGTGAGATCCACGGCCTCCTGAGCCGGCCTCGTTTGGACCTGCACTACTGGGACAGCCGGTTCCAGCCGCGCAAGTACGACTATCAACGGTTCCTGGCGGACGACAGCACGGCGGCGGAGATGATCGAGGAGATTCTGCGGACCGGGGTCTGCGTGCTGGTCGACGCCCCCACCGACCCGGATTCGTCGGAGCAGCTCGCGACCCGTTTGGGGCCAATCCGCGAAGTGCTGTTCGAACGCATCCACAACGTCGTGGTCGACCCCAAGGGATACAGCATCGCGCACACGGATCTGGCGGTCGCGCCGCACAACGACTTTACCAGCTACAACTGGCCGCCCAGCGTTCAGGCGCTGCACATGCTGGTGAACGAATGCGAAGGCGGCGAGTCTTGCGTCGTGGACGGCTTCGGCGTGCTCAACGAACTACGCAACGATCACCCCGGCAAGTTCGACGTGCTTTGCGCGGTGCCGGTGCCTTTTCGCCTCTTCAGCGAAGAGTACGAGTGCTACGCGGCCAACCCCATGGTCGAGCTGGACAGCGGCGGCGAGATCAGGTTGCTGCGCTTCAACACCCAGCAAATGCAGGCCATTCCCCTGTCGGAGCCTCGGCTTGGCGACTTCTACGCCGCCTACCACGAGCTGTCCAGGCGCATCAATGACCCCAACGCCCAGGCTTCCGTCCGGTTGGAGGGCGGGCAGATTCTGCTGTGCGCCGGGCACCGTGTGCTGCACGGCCGCACCGCGCTGCGCTCCAAGGGGCGCCGCCACCTGCAGGACGCCTACTTCGAGCACGACAACGTGCGCAACCACCTGAGGTTGCTGCGCCGCACCGGCCGGATCTGA
- a CDS encoding mandelate racemase/muconate lactonizing enzyme family protein — MQIERVEVMVVAPKVQRFTWSHDLDEQYTTNTIVRITTKDGHEGIGGVWNSTSYDFDRYTCETLRHLIPAVVGQDATAREEIWKSLWPRVFPLPPQALSVIDIALWDLRGKVAGKPLYQLLGGAMDRIPSYASTPMLDDVPTYLRFIEEMIERGFTAVKFHCWCLPEKDLELARAARKEFGDGVAFMLDAENNYDLQSAKRVGAELGDLGFTWFEAPLFDYDLPGYRELTRSVGVPVIPSGNWLQDLTAFKHAVATQCWTAARTDVAVAGGFTGGRKYLAAAKAAGMRCEVMAWGTTLVSAANLHLMLGTGLSTYFEQAVPWEPYEYGMHDVIRAGPDGHVVAPSAPGLGVEVDWDAMEAATIHRLDSRSLSY, encoded by the coding sequence ATGCAGATCGAACGTGTCGAAGTCATGGTCGTGGCGCCGAAAGTTCAGCGCTTTACGTGGTCGCACGACCTGGATGAGCAGTACACGACCAATACCATCGTCCGGATCACGACGAAGGACGGCCACGAGGGCATCGGCGGCGTCTGGAACAGCACATCCTACGATTTTGATCGCTACACCTGCGAGACATTGCGGCACCTGATCCCCGCGGTGGTCGGCCAGGACGCGACGGCGCGGGAAGAGATCTGGAAAAGCCTGTGGCCGCGGGTCTTTCCCCTTCCGCCGCAAGCCCTGTCCGTCATCGACATCGCGTTGTGGGACCTGAGGGGAAAGGTCGCCGGAAAACCCCTTTATCAGCTCTTGGGAGGAGCAATGGATCGAATCCCATCGTATGCCAGCACGCCGATGCTGGACGACGTGCCGACGTACCTCCGCTTTATCGAAGAAATGATCGAGCGCGGCTTTACGGCCGTGAAGTTCCACTGCTGGTGCCTGCCCGAAAAGGACCTGGAGCTGGCCCGCGCCGCCCGCAAGGAATTCGGCGACGGTGTGGCCTTCATGTTGGACGCGGAAAACAACTACGACCTGCAGAGCGCCAAGCGGGTGGGCGCAGAGCTGGGCGACCTGGGATTCACCTGGTTCGAAGCTCCACTGTTTGACTACGACCTGCCGGGTTATCGCGAGCTGACCCGGAGCGTTGGAGTACCGGTCATTCCCTCGGGGAATTGGCTTCAGGACCTGACGGCATTCAAGCACGCAGTGGCGACCCAATGTTGGACGGCGGCCCGGACCGATGTCGCAGTCGCCGGCGGCTTCACAGGGGGCCGGAAGTACCTGGCCGCAGCGAAAGCCGCGGGTATGCGCTGCGAGGTCATGGCCTGGGGCACCACGCTGGTTTCAGCCGCCAACCTCCACCTGATGCTGGGGACCGGACTGAGCACCTATTTCGAGCAGGCGGTCCCGTGGGAACCGTACGAATACGGGATGCACGACGTGATCCGCGCCGGTCCCGACGGACATGTCGTCGCGCCGTCGGCTCCCGGCCTGGGGGTGGAAGTCGACTGGGACGCCATGGAAGCGGCAACGATCCACCGGCTCGATTCCCGGTCGCTGTCGTATTAG